In one window of Tellurirhabdus rosea DNA:
- the treZ gene encoding malto-oligosyltrehalose trehalohydrolase produces the protein MKTIGAEYLGDGRCVFTVWAPLKKKMVLHLIQPKEQKLPMERADFGYFRLEMTGVEPGTRYFFRPDDEEDFPDPASQYQPDGVHGPSAVVDHGAFAWQDSAWRGIPFRNLILYELHVGTFTPEGTFEAIIPRLAQLAEVGINALELMPVNQFPGSRNWGYDGVFPYAVQDSYGGPEGLKKMVDACHAHGIAVFLDVVYNHIGPEGNYFGKFGPYFTSQYCTPWGDALNFDRDWSEGARDYFSNNPLYWFEKFHIDGLRVDAIHTIYDTGAVNFWELTYHKIRQLEQRLGRSLPMIAESDLNSPRVIRSPELGGYGFTAQWLDDFHHTLYVLVDEEGKQRYPDFGRMEQLAKAFTDGFVHSGEFVPFRKRKYGASSVGIPGDHFVVFNQNHDQVGNRVKGERLCMLVDYERLKVAAAAVMLSPYIPLLFMGEEYGDESPFFYFVSHSEPELVEAVRKGRKEEFADYGFDAEPPDPQDEKTFLDSKLRWQVRSEGRHRLMLEWHQQLIALRRSHPVLQNVGKDDLRVDVLGQQGLVLHRRSEDGLRHLLCLFNLSGEPAAYAVAHSAARWQKILDSRERRWLTEADDRPGLPITVEAGAAVSLPPLSITVYEASE, from the coding sequence ATGAAAACCATTGGGGCGGAATACCTGGGTGACGGGCGTTGCGTGTTTACCGTCTGGGCGCCACTGAAAAAAAAGATGGTGCTGCACCTGATTCAGCCGAAAGAACAGAAACTGCCGATGGAACGGGCGGACTTCGGGTATTTCAGACTCGAAATGACGGGCGTTGAACCGGGAACGCGTTACTTTTTCAGGCCGGATGACGAAGAGGATTTTCCCGATCCGGCCTCGCAGTACCAGCCCGACGGGGTACACGGCCCTTCCGCCGTTGTGGACCACGGGGCGTTTGCCTGGCAGGACAGCGCCTGGCGGGGTATTCCGTTCCGGAACCTGATTCTGTACGAACTGCACGTGGGTACGTTCACACCGGAAGGCACGTTCGAAGCCATCATTCCCCGCCTTGCCCAACTGGCCGAGGTTGGGATCAACGCGCTGGAGCTCATGCCGGTCAACCAGTTTCCGGGCAGCCGCAACTGGGGCTACGACGGCGTTTTTCCGTATGCCGTTCAGGATAGTTACGGCGGACCGGAAGGGCTGAAAAAGATGGTCGATGCCTGCCACGCGCACGGAATTGCCGTTTTTCTGGACGTGGTCTACAACCACATTGGGCCCGAAGGCAATTATTTCGGCAAATTCGGCCCGTACTTCACCAGCCAGTACTGTACTCCCTGGGGCGATGCCCTGAATTTCGACCGCGACTGGTCCGAGGGCGCACGGGATTATTTTTCCAACAACCCGCTGTACTGGTTCGAAAAGTTTCACATCGACGGTCTTCGGGTGGATGCCATTCACACCATTTACGACACGGGGGCGGTCAACTTCTGGGAACTGACGTACCACAAAATCCGCCAGCTGGAACAGCGGCTCGGCCGTTCGCTGCCGATGATTGCCGAAAGCGACCTGAACAGCCCGCGGGTCATCCGGTCGCCCGAACTGGGCGGGTACGGCTTTACGGCCCAGTGGCTCGACGATTTCCACCACACGCTGTATGTGCTCGTCGATGAAGAAGGGAAGCAGCGCTACCCGGATTTTGGGCGGATGGAACAACTGGCGAAGGCGTTTACGGACGGATTTGTACACAGCGGCGAGTTTGTACCGTTTCGCAAACGAAAATACGGCGCTTCGTCCGTGGGTATTCCTGGCGACCATTTTGTGGTGTTCAACCAGAACCACGATCAGGTCGGCAACCGGGTGAAAGGCGAGCGTCTGTGCATGCTGGTCGATTACGAACGCCTGAAAGTGGCCGCCGCCGCCGTCATGCTGTCGCCGTACATCCCGCTGCTGTTCATGGGGGAGGAGTACGGCGACGAATCGCCTTTTTTCTACTTCGTCAGTCATTCGGAACCCGAACTGGTGGAAGCCGTCCGGAAAGGGCGCAAAGAAGAGTTTGCCGATTACGGATTTGATGCCGAGCCGCCGGACCCGCAGGACGAAAAGACCTTTCTGGACTCGAAACTACGGTGGCAGGTGCGCTCGGAAGGTCGGCACCGCCTGATGCTGGAATGGCACCAGCAACTGATTGCGCTGCGCCGGTCGCACCCGGTTTTGCAGAACGTCGGGAAAGACGACCTGCGGGTGGACGTGCTGGGCCAGCAGGGGCTGGTGCTGCACCGGCGCAGTGAAGACGGGCTCAGGCACCTGCTCTGCCTTTTCAACCTCTCCGGCGAGCCGGCTGCCTATGCCGTCGCCCATTCGGCCGCCCGCTGGCAGAAGATTCTTGATTCCCGCGAACGCCGGTGGCTTACCGAAGCCGACGACCGCCCGGGCCTGCCGATTACCGTCGAAGCCGGAGCCGCCGTCAGCCTCCCGCCGCTCAGCATTACCGTTTATGAAGCGAGCGAATAA
- a CDS encoding PspC domain-containing protein, with protein sequence MNKRLERLTNDSVLGGVAAGLADYFTIDKTLVRVLFVAGFFLPHFPSLLIYIILWIVLPERIGAAYTVYSSTPGSSSTSTPYSTMNQNVNRKDEHTGSIVFGGLLILIGVYYFMREWFDFYIDFGKIWPIGLILLGVWLLVRNRNRNDDDTYNSGQTPPYTGTTGTSDPYTGSNPQQPL encoded by the coding sequence ATGAACAAACGCTTAGAACGCCTGACGAATGACTCGGTGCTGGGCGGCGTTGCCGCCGGACTGGCCGATTACTTTACCATAGATAAAACGCTGGTCCGAGTCCTGTTCGTCGCCGGCTTTTTTCTGCCTCATTTTCCGTCTTTGCTCATTTACATTATCTTGTGGATTGTGTTGCCGGAACGCATCGGCGCGGCTTATACCGTCTACTCATCCACGCCCGGCTCCTCTTCAACCTCAACCCCCTATTCGACCATGAACCAGAATGTAAACCGGAAAGACGAACATACCGGAAGTATTGTATTTGGCGGACTGCTGATCCTGATCGGCGTGTATTATTTCATGCGTGAGTGGTTCGATTTCTACATCGATTTTGGCAAGATCTGGCCGATTGGTCTGATTCTGCTGGGCGTGTGGCTGCTCGTTCGCAACCGGAACCGGAACGACGACGACACCTACAACAGCGGCCAGACGCCGCCCTATACCGGCACGACCGGCACCAGCGACCCCTACACCGGCAGTAATCCCCAACAACCCCTCTAA
- a CDS encoding LiaI-LiaF-like domain-containing protein, with product MKSRSIVPGIVLITLGVIFLGEKLDWFHLDLGNLARFWPILLILAGVNIILRRSNSSAAVVTTVLLAVAIPLAVISAFRSNREKVEVHVDDDEDDFEWHSDDSDNDTASSGTTPRTDRFAEPMAPDIQQARLKFGGGAGTFTIGAPSDSLVVADTRMTVSSYSMSVSRDDEDHTAEVNLELNDDKFKIRNGKIENRVNLKLNAQPAWEFDLGFGAGKADLDLSAYAVRRLELDAGAAEIDLKLGDRAAESLIDIESGVASVTIRVPKTVGCQIEMQGAMNSQKFVGFTEVSNNRFQSPDYDKAAKKVTIKYEGGMSSVKVERY from the coding sequence ATGAAATCGCGAAGTATTGTTCCGGGCATCGTTCTGATTACCCTGGGTGTGATCTTTTTGGGTGAGAAACTGGACTGGTTTCACCTCGATCTGGGCAACCTAGCCCGCTTCTGGCCCATTCTGCTGATTCTGGCCGGGGTGAACATCATCCTGCGGCGAAGCAACAGTTCGGCCGCCGTGGTCACGACCGTGCTGCTGGCCGTAGCCATCCCGCTGGCCGTTATCAGTGCCTTCCGTTCCAACCGGGAAAAGGTGGAAGTCCATGTGGACGACGATGAGGATGATTTCGAGTGGCATAGCGACGATTCGGACAATGACACGGCCAGCTCCGGCACAACGCCCCGGACCGACCGGTTTGCCGAGCCGATGGCCCCCGACATCCAGCAGGCGAGGTTGAAGTTCGGCGGTGGAGCGGGCACGTTCACCATCGGCGCACCCTCCGACAGTCTGGTTGTAGCGGATACCCGCATGACGGTTAGCAGCTACAGCATGTCTGTTAGCCGGGATGACGAGGACCATACGGCCGAAGTGAATCTCGAACTGAACGACGACAAGTTCAAAATCCGGAACGGCAAGATTGAGAACCGGGTCAATCTGAAACTCAATGCCCAGCCGGCCTGGGAATTCGATCTGGGTTTTGGGGCCGGAAAGGCCGATCTGGATCTGAGCGCCTACGCCGTGCGCCGTCTGGAACTGGATGCCGGGGCCGCCGAAATCGACCTGAAGCTGGGCGACCGGGCCGCCGAATCGCTCATTGACATCGAATCCGGGGTGGCGTCGGTCACGATCCGGGTTCCAAAAACCGTCGGCTGCCAGATCGAGATGCAGGGCGCGATGAACTCCCAGAAGTTTGTCGGCTTCACCGAAGTAAGCAACAACCGCTTCCAGTCCCCGGACTACGACAAAGCCGCCAAAAAAGTGACCATCAAATACGAAGGCGGCATGTCGAGCGTGAAAGTGGAACGTTATTAG
- a CDS encoding ABC transporter permease, with translation MNLPLFLARRIRHAPVETFSATVTRVGIASIAIGLAVILVAFAVLFGFKNTIRQKIFLFGAHIQISKFTLNNSYEETPLPVRNKLTQNIKTIEGLRHIQGVGLKAGILKTPDELSGAVLKGVGKDYDWALFQESLVAGRVPAVQPDSGYSREVLLSQYMASQLRLKPGDEVTMYFIDNPPRARKLQITGIYDTGMPEFDGTFVVGDIRMVQRLNNWGPDSVGTFELFVNDFNRLDAVYEAVRDLSPPDFLPTRVSDNYRELFDWMSMLDSNAVVFLVLILFVASFNMVSILLVLMMERTPMIGLFKAMGSPDALIRRMFLYVGLDMVVKGLLIGNLLGLGLCAIQYYFRLVPLDPKNYYMSYVPIEWNLPVILFANLGTLLLIGLILWIPTLVITRIQPVKALIFKK, from the coding sequence TTGAATCTTCCGCTTTTTCTGGCCCGGCGTATCCGCCATGCTCCCGTTGAAACCTTTTCCGCCACCGTAACCCGGGTGGGCATTGCCAGCATTGCCATTGGCCTAGCCGTTATTCTGGTTGCCTTTGCGGTGCTGTTCGGGTTTAAAAATACCATCCGGCAAAAGATTTTTCTTTTCGGCGCCCATATCCAGATTTCCAAATTTACGCTTAACAACTCCTACGAAGAAACGCCGCTTCCCGTTCGCAACAAGCTGACCCAGAACATCAAAACGATTGAAGGACTCCGGCACATCCAGGGCGTGGGGCTGAAAGCGGGCATTCTCAAAACGCCGGACGAACTCAGCGGGGCCGTGCTGAAAGGCGTGGGCAAGGACTACGACTGGGCCTTGTTTCAGGAATCGCTGGTGGCGGGCCGCGTTCCGGCCGTTCAGCCCGACAGCGGGTACTCGCGCGAGGTGCTGCTCAGCCAGTATATGGCCAGCCAGCTGCGGCTGAAACCGGGCGACGAGGTGACGATGTATTTCATCGATAACCCGCCCCGTGCCCGGAAATTGCAGATTACGGGTATTTACGATACCGGCATGCCTGAATTCGACGGCACCTTTGTCGTGGGCGACATCCGCATGGTCCAGCGGCTCAACAACTGGGGGCCGGATTCGGTCGGGACGTTCGAGCTTTTCGTGAACGACTTCAACCGGCTCGATGCCGTTTACGAGGCGGTCCGCGACCTTTCGCCGCCCGATTTTCTGCCCACGCGCGTCTCAGACAATTACCGGGAGCTGTTCGACTGGATGAGCATGCTCGACTCGAACGCGGTGGTTTTTCTGGTGCTGATTCTGTTCGTCGCCAGCTTCAACATGGTGTCGATTCTGCTGGTGCTGATGATGGAGCGGACGCCGATGATCGGGCTTTTCAAGGCGATGGGCAGTCCGGATGCGCTCATCCGCCGGATGTTCCTATACGTCGGGCTGGATATGGTCGTCAAGGGCCTGCTGATCGGCAACCTGCTGGGTCTGGGCCTGTGCGCCATCCAGTATTATTTCCGCCTGGTACCGCTTGACCCCAAGAACTACTACATGAGTTACGTGCCCATCGAGTGGAACCTGCCCGTCATTCTGTTCGCCAACCTGGGAACGCTCCTCCTGATCGGCCTCATCCTCTGGATTCCAACGCTGGTCATCACCCGGATTCAGCCCGTGAAAGCCCTAATCTTTAAAAAATAG